Proteins from a single region of Chelonoidis abingdonii isolate Lonesome George chromosome 20, CheloAbing_2.0, whole genome shotgun sequence:
- the LOC116821320 gene encoding merlin-like isoform X6, whose product MSIRGLKKKQPKTFKVKVITMDAEMEFSCEMKWKGKDLFDLVCRALGLRETWFFGLQYTIKGMYTWLKMDKKVLDQEIPKEDPVSFRFLAKFYPEKVEEELLQEITQHLFFLQVKKQILDEEIYCSPEATVLLASYAVQAKYGDYDPNFHEPGFLAQEELLPKRVLRQYQMTADMWEEKISAWYAEHRGIARDEAKMNYLKIAQDLEMYGVNYFPIAQNKSDTDLLLGVDAKEDKAYKSHHDWLQLPLWRSLGLNDP is encoded by the exons atgtccATCAGGGGACTGAAGAAGAAGCAACCTAAGACTTTTAAAGTGAAAGTTATAACAATGGATGCTGAAATGGAGTTCAGCTGTGAG ATGAAGTGGAAGGGAAAGGACTTGTTCGACTTGGTGTGCCGAGCATTAGGACTAAGGGAAACTTGGTTCTTTGGCTTGCAATACACAATAAAAGGAATGTACACCTGGTTAAAGATGGATAAAAAG GTTTTGGATCAAGAAATCCCCAAAGAAGACCCTGTTAGCTTTCGTTTTTTGGCTAAATTTTATCCAGAGAAAGTGGAAGAGGAGCTATTACAGGAAATTACCCAGCACCTATTCTTCTTGCAG GTTAAGAAACAGATATTGGATGAAGAAATCTATTGCTCTCCAGAGGCTACAGTTTTATTGGCTTCTTATGCTGTGCAGGCTAAG TATGGTGACTATGACCCGAATTTTCATGAGCCAGGCTTTCTTGCCCAAGAAGAGCTGTTACCCAAAAGA GTCCTCAGGCAGTATCAGATGACAGCAGACATGTGGGAAGAAAAGATATCGGCTTGGTATGCAGAGCACAGGGGTATTGCCAG GGATGAAGCAAAGATGAACTATTTGAAAATTGCTCAGGACTTGGAGATGTATGGTGTCAATTACTTTCCTATTGCT CAAAATAAGAGCGACACAGATCTCCTACTTGGAGTTGATGCTAAAG AAGATAAGGCCTACAAAAGCCACCATGATTGGCTCCAGTTGCCCCTGTGGAGAAGCCTAGGATTGAATGATCCATGA